The region CGCGGTCTGATCCCCCGGGATCTTCAGATCAGCGGGGTAACAGTATCCATGCCACTCTCACCGACGACAATCGTCCCGTCGGCAATCAGCCACGCGTGCGCATGAAGCTGGCCGCCGCGTTGACCTGCTCCCAAATGGATCGTCGAGTGCAATCCCTGCCTTGAGAGCATCATCTTGGCTGCGAATGCTTTGGCAAGACACTTACTCTCCCACGGCAAACCACGTCCGGCACGGTCCACGGCTACCCGGACTCGTCGAAAGACATAGGGTGGAATGGGATGGCTGCCCTTGACCGCGTCCTGCCCAGGATCGGCACGAAACGCCCAGTCAGCAATATAGGGCAGAAAGACGATACCCATCCGCGCAAGGATCAAGGCAAGCCACGCTTCGATCAGCCGAACGGTTGCGACCGCCTCTGCGCGGGCCGGATGCCACATCCTGCCGATTCGGCGTCTTTGAGGCATCGTCTCCCTCCGCATCACCCTCATCCTATTCCATTAAGCGCGACGGACAAATTCCTCACCGGGATTGAATTTCGGCCTTCGGAGAGCGTTCTACTCGCCGCGAAACTACAGTATCCTTGCTCATCAAGAAGACCTTTGCCGGTCTGCCAATGATCGATCCAGACCGGTCACCACCATGTCCTTCGATAACTTTCCTCCTCATTTTCGTCTGCTTCTGCTCGCGGTTCGCGTTCCTCTGACTTCAGCGGACGCGGAACGGCTGCGCCGGATCGCTGCAAATGACATCGATTGGCGTGCATTTCTCGCAGCCGCTCATTCTCATCGCCTTAGCCCATTAGCCCTTTGCGGACTGCAGTCAGCCGCCCTGTCCGCAGTGCCGGACTTCGTCTTCCGTGAACTGCAATCCTCACAGCAGGCGAGCGCCATGCGCGCCGTAAAAATTACCCTTGAAACCCAGCGCATCGTCAATCACTTCGCTGCGTCCGGTTTCACGCTGATCTGCCTCAAAGGCATCACCCTTTCGCAGACCATCTATGGCGACCCCTACCTGCGGCACTCCGGTGATCTGGATCTCCTGACAGAGGAAAGAGACCTGCCCGGGCAGTTGCTGCGAATGCGAGAGCTCGGCTATGAACTCGTCGATCCTGCATGCGCAGCCAGCCCGCGACGCCTTCGCCTCTACATCCGTTATCAGAAGGATCTGAGCCTCTGTCACGTCCAGAGCGGGCGCATGGTCGACCTGCATTGGCGGCTCTTCAACAATCGTCTGCATAAGGCCAACCGCCTCGGTATGACCGCTCCCATTAACCCAGGGCAGTCCATCAACGCAAGTTTTAGAACACTGTCCAGGCTGGATCAGTTCGTCTATTGCGCCGCCCACGGAAGCGCTGACGCCTGGGTCTACTTCAAGGGGCTAGCTGACATCGCGGCCCTTCTGCATGTCCTGTCGCCTGAGGAACTGACGCAGGCGCTCATTCGTACCGCGACACTTGGTCTCCTGCCGCAGGTCAGTTCCGCCATCCATCTGGCTGCGGAGTTTATGGGAGCACGCGTGCAGCATCCGCTTCTGCTGAGCCCTGGTGATTCCTTCCACCAGGCCATGCGATCGAAGGTGATCCGCAATCTGGAAAGATCGGCATTCACTCCAAGAAGGCACAATCCTGGCCTCTTCGCCGCAATGCGCATTGAGCTTCAGCTCACGCCAGGATTGCGTTCGATGCGGGAGGTCATACGGCGTTACCTGTGGCGGCCAAGAATCTGGTCCATCGTGAATCTGCCGGATGCGCTTCTGTGGCTTACCCCATTACTCGGCCTCGTCATCCCACCCCGCGTTGCCCGTGCGCCATCTGGTCCATCGCCACCGGCGCACGACGCGTAAACTCTAATCCATAACAGAGCCCTTAATCCGTGAACCAGACTGTCAACTCGTAAGGTCAATGAGGACGCGATCATAACGAAGCCAGCCGCCAACACCCTCACGCCGACCGCTGTCCATCCAGGATTGCTGATCTGGCTCACCGGCCTCAGCGGCTCCGGCAAAAGCACGCTTGCCCGCCAGGTCTTTGAAACCCTCGCAGCGGCAGGCTGCCGTGTTGAGTTGCTTGATGCCGACGAAGTGCGCGCCCAACTCTCCTCCGGTCTTGGCTTCTCCAAATCCGATCGCGAGGAAAATGTGCGTCGTCTCGGTTACGTCGGCGGCCTGCTCCGCGCACACGGGGTCATCGTCCTGGTCGCCGCCATGTCGCCATACCGGGCCGGACGCGACGAGATTCGCAAGACAGCCCCATCGGCCTTCGTAGAGGTCTTCGTCGATGCCCCGCTCGCAATCTGCGAGGAGCGCGATCCCATCGGACTTTACCGCCGTTTTCGCGCGGGCGAGGTGCACAACCTCAGCGGCCTGGACGCGCCTTACGAGCCACCCCTGAACCCGGAGGTTCATTGTCATACCGCGCAGCAGACCATCGAAGAAAGCGTCGCCGACATTCTCAAGACCGTCAGGCCCTTCCTCGCCTGATCGAATGCCGTGATCGAGCCCGCAAGCGCACCTGATCGGCCTGTTGCCCAACGTCGGCAAGAACCGGAGAATGAAAGCATGGAGAGCCAAAGCCCCTTCGATAGCCGGCGGATCAAGCTGGGGCTCGCCCATGACGCCTACAAGACCGATACCGTGCGTATCGTTGAGCGAGACCTTAGCGGGTTGACGCACCTGGTGTCCTCGCGTCAGGGCCTTTGGGCTGTCAATCATCAGGAATGCCGTCTGATCGCGCATGGGCTCTTCTTCGGGATCACGATCACGAATCAGACAATTTATCTGTTTGAATCATGCGACCTGCCGCGCAGCCCGCTGGCAATGGGCAGGCTCGCGGCGCTTACGCTCGCGCATGACCGGATCGTTGACGTAAAGATCCTCGCCAAAGGCCTGGACAACGGCTGCCACCAGATCGACTTCATCGACGGAAAGTTACAGGTGCTCGACACCTACAACCAGCGAATCCTCAGTTTTGCTACCGAAGGCGAGCAATGGACCCCGGAGGAGATCCATCCCCTAGATCGCAAACCCACACGCGGCTGGAAAGACGATGACCCAAGCTACGTCCATGCAAACTCGCTCCTCGCAGTGGGCGACCGCACCCTGCTCCTGTTGCACAACGGAGGCAAGCATCTGGGCCGGAACAGTGAGATTGCGGTCTTCGACAAGCAGTGGCGAGAGTTGGAACGATGGCCGCTCCGTGGCTCGGGCTGCCATGGACTCGCGCTTCTGGAAGACGGAACGGTACTCACCTGCGGTTCCTTGGAAGGCACTCTCCTAAGCCCGGATGACCGCATCCACGTCCACGTAAGTCCTCACATGACCCGCGGGCTGTCGGTCGGGAAGGACTCGATCGTTGTGGGAGCGTCGCGCCTGGTTGAGCGGGAAGGGCGCATGACCAACTCCGGCACCATCACCTTCATGGATCGCGAATTTAAGGTAGCAGCGGTGCTGGACGTGCCCGCAGCTCCAACGGAGGTGCGTCGCCTGGACGGACAGGATGCGGGCCTTTCCCCGTACCTGGCCACGCAGCCTTGGGGATCGAAGACGAATGCGCCGTCGATCTCTTGACCAAGCTCGCTAGATCGTCTTTTCGCTGACGAGCTTTGACGCCTCAAGCTGCGCGAGCAGACCGCGAAC is a window of Granulicella tundricola MP5ACTX9 DNA encoding:
- a CDS encoding lasso peptide biosynthesis B2 protein, producing MPQRRRIGRMWHPARAEAVATVRLIEAWLALILARMGIVFLPYIADWAFRADPGQDAVKGSHPIPPYVFRRVRVAVDRAGRGLPWESKCLAKAFAAKMMLSRQGLHSTIHLGAGQRGGQLHAHAWLIADGTIVVGESGMDTVTPLI
- a CDS encoding nucleotidyltransferase domain-containing protein — translated: MSFDNFPPHFRLLLLAVRVPLTSADAERLRRIAANDIDWRAFLAAAHSHRLSPLALCGLQSAALSAVPDFVFRELQSSQQASAMRAVKITLETQRIVNHFAASGFTLICLKGITLSQTIYGDPYLRHSGDLDLLTEERDLPGQLLRMRELGYELVDPACAASPRRLRLYIRYQKDLSLCHVQSGRMVDLHWRLFNNRLHKANRLGMTAPINPGQSINASFRTLSRLDQFVYCAAHGSADAWVYFKGLADIAALLHVLSPEELTQALIRTATLGLLPQVSSAIHLAAEFMGARVQHPLLLSPGDSFHQAMRSKVIRNLERSAFTPRRHNPGLFAAMRIELQLTPGLRSMREVIRRYLWRPRIWSIVNLPDALLWLTPLLGLVIPPRVARAPSGPSPPAHDA
- the cysC gene encoding adenylyl-sulfate kinase encodes the protein MLIWLTGLSGSGKSTLARQVFETLAAAGCRVELLDADEVRAQLSSGLGFSKSDREENVRRLGYVGGLLRAHGVIVLVAAMSPYRAGRDEIRKTAPSAFVEVFVDAPLAICEERDPIGLYRRFRAGEVHNLSGLDAPYEPPLNPEVHCHTAQQTIEESVADILKTVRPFLA